TGAACAGGGGGGCGTACTGCTGGCAGCCGTAGACGTCGGTCTCGCCGGGGCCTCCGCTGGTCAGGGGACGGCGGAAGTTCGCCTTGATCCCCATGCCGGGGTCGAAATACATGAAGTTGAGCACCTTCTCCTCCGGTACGTTATAGGCCTGTGCCACGGCCTTC
The sequence above is drawn from the Synergistales bacterium genome and encodes:
- a CDS encoding DUF4387 domain-containing protein gives rise to the protein MKTKNICELARTIRSKNAGSFMVTLEIIFDDREIYNRVKESGVIDRKAVAQAYNVPEEKVLNFMYFDPGMGIKANFRRPLTSGGPGETDVYGCQQYAPLFSLEIPWEA